A DNA window from Armatimonadota bacterium contains the following coding sequences:
- a CDS encoding PEP-CTERM sorting domain-containing protein: protein MKNLKLSFAVIAAVSVTSAFATGDPNIKKFRTEGDAACFVDCRSEVFTAVGRIGDRAAQCNTPGSTWELGLGLHVGTPLVKRDYSWNKCAPSNFSVKYTASTKKVTFQVGGEVLNYTIQSDKKIDGLIIKGWAGNCASVKLDTLSLNNVNKAFTVQAANGGRDFLAIRGLDSSKNWEFAGKATICWSGNQTPDSTGFSVKGCEAVPEPTSMAALGLGVAGLIKRRRAAKKA from the coding sequence ATGAAAAATTTGAAACTTAGTTTTGCCGTTATCGCCGCAGTTAGCGTCACTTCCGCTTTCGCAACTGGCGACCCAAACATCAAGAAGTTCCGAACTGAAGGCGACGCCGCCTGCTTCGTGGACTGCCGAAGTGAAGTGTTCACTGCCGTCGGACGAATTGGCGACCGCGCTGCACAATGCAACACTCCTGGAAGCACTTGGGAATTGGGCCTCGGTCTCCATGTCGGCACTCCGCTGGTCAAGCGAGATTACAGCTGGAACAAGTGCGCTCCATCCAACTTCTCGGTGAAGTACACCGCGTCGACCAAGAAGGTGACCTTCCAAGTCGGTGGCGAAGTTCTGAACTACACCATCCAAAGCGACAAGAAGATCGACGGTTTGATCATCAAGGGCTGGGCTGGAAACTGCGCTAGCGTCAAGCTCGACACGCTGAGCTTGAACAACGTGAACAAGGCGTTCACCGTCCAAGCAGCCAACGGCGGCCGAGACTTCCTCGCAATCCGAGGCTTGGATTCTTCCAAGAACTGGGAATTTGCTGGAAAGGCAACCATCTGCTGGAGCGGAAACCAAACTCCAGACAGCACTGGATTCAGCGTCAAGGGATGCGAAGCAGTACCTGAGCCAACTTCGATGGCCGCTCTCGGATTGGGCGTTGCTGGTCTGATCAAGCGACGACGGGCTGCAAAGAAGGCGTAA
- the nadC gene encoding carboxylating nicotinate-nucleotide diphosphorylase has translation MNGWNGAPPGGWEETIALALSEDIGTGDLTAAIFDPEQTSKGYIEAQASGVICGVGIAESIFADYAGVSVKPLVEDGATVKAETKVLQLSGPTAALLTHERVALNFLMQLSGVATLTRRFVDEVAGTRARIVDTRKTTPGLRSLQKYAVRCGGGHNHRMGLYDAPMIKDNHIAAAGSIKDAVAKMRANMPHTAKIEVEVDSPDQVQEAVDSGAEIILLDNMPPAMMAAIVRQYEGLPVIFEASGGINLDTVRSVAESGVHVISVGALTHSAPSLSLHLELE, from the coding sequence ATGAACGGATGGAACGGCGCGCCACCAGGAGGGTGGGAAGAAACTATTGCTCTTGCATTGTCGGAAGACATCGGTACGGGCGACCTCACAGCGGCAATCTTTGACCCAGAACAAACTTCAAAGGGTTACATTGAAGCGCAAGCCAGCGGAGTCATCTGCGGAGTTGGAATCGCGGAATCGATCTTTGCCGACTATGCCGGGGTATCCGTCAAGCCGCTTGTGGAAGACGGCGCTACGGTCAAGGCCGAAACCAAAGTTCTTCAGCTCTCTGGGCCCACCGCCGCTCTACTCACGCATGAGAGAGTCGCTCTGAATTTCTTGATGCAGCTCTCAGGTGTGGCCACACTCACTCGCCGATTTGTGGACGAAGTGGCCGGCACTCGCGCTCGGATCGTTGACACGCGCAAAACCACTCCGGGATTGCGTTCACTCCAAAAGTACGCGGTTCGATGCGGCGGAGGACACAACCACCGGATGGGTCTGTACGACGCGCCGATGATCAAAGACAACCATATCGCCGCCGCGGGTTCGATCAAAGATGCCGTCGCCAAAATGCGAGCGAACATGCCTCATACCGCGAAGATCGAAGTCGAAGTGGATTCGCCCGATCAAGTTCAGGAAGCGGTGGATTCTGGAGCAGAGATCATCTTGCTAGACAACATGCCGCCCGCAATGATGGCAGCGATCGTCCGGCAGTACGAAGGACTGCCAGTGATCTTTGAAGCCAGCGGTGGAATCAACCTCGATACGGTCCGTTCAGTTGCCGAATCTGGTGTGCATGTGATCAGCGTCGGCGCGCTCACTCATTCGGCGCCGAGTCTGTCGCTGCATCTAGAGCTAGAGTAG
- the rmuC gene encoding DNA recombination protein RmuC, with the protein MDFMALSIGLLIGGVVAGLLVALFLGKRAAAVEAERSRIDGELRKLQVEHASLQSKADEISKIERSLMESEAQIKARDEELVNIRILHKEVQTKLEERERALEEQRVLLDEAKDSLKETFENLSTEALRKSNSMFLELAKEQFNAHAQEADSQLVARQKAISQLVEPLQDKLKEVNDVVREIENKREGAYAKLDQQVQSLTDSQMRLQGETKNLVQALRTPNQRGQWGEVQLRKVVEMAGMIDHCDFVEQASVNTEEGRLRPDLVIKLPNNKNIVVDSKVPLQAYMNAIELDDDDAKKKFLMEHARQTRKHVTQLTAKSYWQSFNPAPDFVVMFIPSEPIYGAALEHDPTLLEFGATNSVLIVTPTSLIGLLRTVAMGWRQENLAKDAQKIADVGEELYRRIQKLAEHFSKVGKHLDNAVESYNDMVGTMETRVLPSARDLKKLQSSNALVEIGERKEIERRTRSVRAPELLTLAIEEPTLALDAATDSAPNE; encoded by the coding sequence ATGGACTTCATGGCGCTTTCGATTGGATTGTTGATCGGTGGAGTGGTCGCGGGTTTGCTCGTTGCGTTGTTCTTGGGCAAGCGCGCTGCAGCCGTCGAGGCTGAACGATCACGGATCGATGGCGAGCTCAGAAAGCTGCAAGTCGAGCACGCCTCTCTCCAAAGCAAGGCCGACGAGATTTCGAAAATCGAACGAAGCCTCATGGAATCTGAGGCTCAGATCAAGGCCCGGGATGAGGAGTTAGTGAACATCCGAATTCTGCATAAAGAGGTGCAAACTAAGCTTGAGGAGCGTGAGCGCGCGCTCGAAGAGCAACGCGTTCTGCTTGACGAAGCCAAAGATTCGCTGAAAGAAACCTTTGAGAATCTGAGCACGGAGGCTTTGCGTAAGAGCAATTCAATGTTCCTTGAATTGGCCAAAGAACAGTTCAATGCCCACGCCCAGGAAGCTGATTCGCAGCTCGTCGCGCGGCAAAAAGCGATTTCTCAGCTTGTTGAGCCACTTCAAGATAAGCTCAAAGAGGTTAACGACGTGGTCCGCGAGATTGAAAACAAGCGCGAAGGCGCCTACGCCAAGCTCGATCAGCAAGTCCAGTCGCTAACCGATTCCCAAATGCGCCTGCAAGGCGAAACGAAGAACCTGGTTCAAGCTCTCCGGACGCCGAATCAACGTGGGCAATGGGGGGAAGTTCAGCTTCGTAAGGTCGTCGAAATGGCGGGGATGATCGATCATTGCGATTTCGTGGAGCAAGCTTCAGTCAACACCGAAGAAGGTCGCCTGCGCCCCGACTTGGTCATCAAGTTGCCGAACAACAAGAACATCGTTGTGGATTCAAAGGTGCCGCTCCAGGCCTATATGAATGCCATCGAATTGGATGACGACGACGCAAAGAAGAAGTTCTTGATGGAGCACGCCCGGCAGACTCGAAAGCATGTGACTCAGCTCACGGCGAAGTCATATTGGCAATCGTTCAACCCGGCGCCCGACTTTGTGGTGATGTTCATTCCGTCTGAGCCCATCTACGGCGCGGCTCTTGAGCACGACCCAACTTTGCTTGAATTTGGGGCGACCAACTCCGTTTTGATCGTCACACCGACCAGCTTGATTGGCTTACTGCGGACGGTCGCAATGGGCTGGCGACAGGAGAATCTGGCCAAAGACGCTCAGAAAATCGCGGATGTGGGTGAAGAACTCTACCGGCGGATTCAGAAGCTTGCCGAGCACTTTAGCAAGGTGGGCAAGCACCTCGATAATGCGGTGGAATCGTACAACGACATGGTTGGCACGATGGAAACCCGCGTGCTGCCATCTGCTCGCGACCTGAAGAAGCTACAAAGTTCTAATGCGCTGGTCGAAATCGGCGAGCGCAAAGAGATCGAACGGCGTACGCGATCGGTCCGCGCGCCAGAATTGCTGACGCTGGCGATCGAAGAACCTACTCTAGCTCTAGATGCAGCGACAGACTCGGCGCCGAATGAGTGA
- a CDS encoding tetratricopeptide repeat protein produces the protein MSIDELYQRGFEARCDGRYDEAKQFLNQVLSSQPDHSNALWQLGLVLGFEGEFDDSLATLEKVVAANPSHVKARYDLAMTQMMLGMMDEACANFNEVLRLDPTHEDAMRQSVYCP, from the coding sequence ATGAGCATCGACGAGCTTTACCAACGAGGGTTTGAGGCACGCTGCGATGGCCGATACGATGAGGCTAAGCAGTTCCTCAATCAGGTGCTGTCCTCACAACCCGACCATTCCAATGCGCTTTGGCAGTTAGGCTTGGTGTTGGGGTTTGAAGGTGAGTTCGACGACTCCCTCGCTACTCTCGAAAAGGTGGTAGCGGCCAATCCATCCCACGTCAAGGCCAGATACGACCTGGCGATGACCCAGATGATGCTTGGGATGATGGATGAAGCTTGCGCGAATTTCAATGAAGTGTTGCGGCTCGATCCAACCCACGAAGACGCGATGAGACAGTCTGTATACTGTCCTTGA
- the ftsH gene encoding ATP-dependent zinc metalloprotease FtsH: protein MNKAARSIVISLVGALALFFLLNLFGNGSGLSLTPPKKPVTYDYTSFVGEVNKGNVVDGVWQGNRITGSLKGGSTYEVLVGSAPNEPPAAPLKEQLQQAGVKVKFPEPPVSGQVLQLLVWLAIGILPFVFIYFFFMRPAQQNGNQAMSFGRSRAKRMGEGGSKITFEDVAGIEEAKQELMEIVDFLKNTKKYVALGAKIPKGILLTGPPGVGKTHLARAVAGEAGVPFYHISGSDFVEMFVGVGAARVRDLFETAKAHRPCLIFVDEIDAVGRQRGAGLGGGHDEREQTLNQLLVEMDGFDPNSGVIMIAATNRPDVLDPALLRPGRFDRQIVVDSPDAKGREAILNIHAKGKPFESNVTMSKIAKRTPGFTGADLANTLNESALLAARRNKSKIGMEELEEALDRVMVGPARVSRVQLAKDREITAYHEAGHAIVGELMEHCDPIHKVTILPRGMALGITWSLPDEDRSHISRSQLLDDISMTLGGLVAEEVVYGERWTGAISDLSRVTQIARSMVCRYGMSEKLGTLALGRSSRSPFLGRDYMEDRDYSEDVARLIDEEVHQIVQTQHQRATQVLKENREKLDAVVQALLERETIDREEFLAIMGLPSEAKEDEPKVEDDPFGGTPAVDTDNAEKSVSAPPQGRLEPGTA from the coding sequence TTGAATAAAGCAGCACGATCAATTGTAATTTCACTGGTGGGAGCACTCGCTCTCTTCTTTCTGCTGAATCTTTTTGGCAATGGAAGTGGCCTGAGCCTGACCCCACCCAAAAAGCCAGTGACCTACGACTACACCAGCTTTGTGGGTGAAGTGAACAAAGGCAACGTGGTTGATGGCGTTTGGCAAGGGAACCGAATCACTGGTTCGCTGAAGGGCGGCTCCACCTACGAAGTCTTGGTCGGGTCCGCGCCTAACGAACCACCTGCCGCACCTCTCAAGGAGCAGCTGCAGCAAGCTGGCGTTAAGGTCAAATTTCCTGAGCCACCCGTTTCTGGTCAAGTTCTTCAGTTGCTGGTCTGGCTAGCGATCGGGATTCTGCCGTTCGTTTTCATTTACTTCTTCTTTATGCGTCCTGCCCAACAAAACGGCAACCAAGCGATGAGCTTTGGTCGGAGCCGTGCGAAGAGGATGGGCGAGGGTGGATCGAAGATCACGTTTGAAGACGTTGCTGGGATCGAAGAAGCCAAGCAAGAGCTGATGGAAATCGTCGACTTCTTGAAGAACACTAAGAAGTATGTTGCGCTCGGCGCGAAGATCCCTAAAGGCATTTTGCTGACAGGGCCTCCAGGCGTGGGTAAGACTCACCTTGCACGCGCCGTCGCAGGTGAAGCAGGAGTCCCGTTCTATCACATCTCGGGATCAGACTTCGTCGAAATGTTCGTCGGTGTCGGTGCGGCACGCGTTCGCGACCTCTTCGAAACCGCAAAGGCACATCGCCCATGCCTCATTTTTGTCGACGAAATCGACGCCGTAGGACGCCAACGAGGCGCCGGCCTTGGCGGCGGTCACGATGAGCGCGAGCAGACGCTGAACCAACTCTTGGTCGAAATGGACGGGTTCGATCCGAACTCGGGCGTGATCATGATCGCAGCCACCAACCGACCTGATGTTTTGGATCCTGCCTTGCTTCGCCCGGGCCGATTCGATCGCCAAATCGTGGTGGACTCACCTGATGCAAAAGGTCGCGAAGCGATCTTGAATATCCACGCCAAGGGCAAGCCATTCGAATCTAACGTCACGATGTCCAAGATCGCCAAGCGCACGCCTGGCTTTACGGGCGCGGACCTTGCGAACACACTCAACGAGTCGGCGCTTCTTGCCGCTCGGCGGAACAAGAGCAAGATCGGTATGGAAGAGTTAGAAGAGGCACTGGACCGCGTCATGGTTGGACCAGCACGCGTCAGCCGAGTTCAACTGGCAAAGGACCGCGAAATCACGGCCTACCACGAAGCGGGTCACGCGATTGTGGGCGAGTTGATGGAGCATTGCGATCCAATTCACAAGGTCACCATTCTTCCTCGCGGCATGGCGCTAGGTATCACTTGGTCCCTCCCAGATGAAGATCGTAGCCATATCAGCCGCAGTCAGCTGCTCGATGATATTTCGATGACGCTCGGCGGATTAGTCGCAGAAGAAGTCGTCTACGGCGAACGGTGGACAGGTGCCATCAGTGACTTGAGCCGCGTCACCCAAATCGCAAGGAGCATGGTTTGCCGGTACGGAATGAGCGAAAAGCTCGGAACGTTGGCCTTGGGCCGATCTTCCCGTAGCCCATTCCTGGGTCGCGATTACATGGAAGATCGTGACTACAGCGAAGATGTGGCACGGCTGATCGATGAGGAAGTGCACCAAATCGTCCAGACTCAGCACCAGCGCGCAACCCAAGTTCTCAAGGAAAATCGCGAGAAGTTGGATGCCGTCGTTCAGGCCCTTTTGGAACGCGAAACCATCGATCGAGAAGAATTTTTGGCGATCATGGGACTTCCATCGGAAGCCAAAGAAGATGAGCCGAAAGTTGAAGACGATCCGTTCGGCGGAACTCCAGCAGTCGATACCGACAACGCCGAAAAGTCAGTTTCTGCTCCGCCGCAGGGAAGACTAGAACCCGGCACGGCGTAA
- the tilS gene encoding tRNA lysidine(34) synthetase TilS produces MSEKLLVAYSGGADSTCLLTLCDEAGLDVVAAHLHHGQRKEADQELELCAAYCESLNIPFISGRADVPKIAKDFGLSIEEAGRRARYEFFEKAAWQFQCAAILTGHTQDDHVETVLLNLTRGAGMRGLTGIPERRDNIVRPILSVTREETRGFCAERGLWFHDDPANDDLHHARSRIRASVVPVMRELHPGFDAAVCRMTEIISQEDQYLDSAGAGALEKLVVSMNGPLEFLTRNEEVCLDRQGLAHLPEVLLNRAIRLVCRVLGAELSREITESVKDAIQKADLGAFTAEGGEVTLQILADKVHIYRQSNVVLQRGILQTPGDTLADSFGWMICADHEGEEPFVQDSNHLKVTLDRSAIKGDLHLVGIQDGMKIQPINFDGTKLIGDIATDRKLSQLCRRKLPVVCDMVGPIWVPGIAVADRTKVTPHSSAKLWLSFGPVSD; encoded by the coding sequence TTGTCGGAAAAATTGCTGGTCGCTTATAGCGGAGGGGCGGATTCAACTTGTTTGTTGACGCTCTGCGATGAGGCTGGACTCGACGTTGTGGCCGCTCATTTGCACCATGGCCAGCGCAAAGAAGCCGATCAGGAACTCGAGTTGTGCGCAGCCTATTGCGAGTCGCTGAACATTCCGTTCATCTCGGGCCGGGCTGATGTGCCGAAAATCGCCAAAGACTTTGGGCTCAGCATCGAAGAAGCGGGTCGCCGAGCCCGGTATGAGTTCTTCGAGAAGGCGGCGTGGCAGTTTCAATGCGCGGCGATCCTGACTGGTCATACCCAGGATGACCACGTCGAAACCGTCCTGCTCAACCTAACTCGAGGCGCGGGAATGCGCGGACTCACCGGAATTCCCGAACGCCGAGATAACATCGTGCGCCCGATCTTGAGCGTAACTCGCGAAGAAACTCGCGGGTTTTGCGCCGAAAGAGGGCTTTGGTTCCATGATGATCCGGCGAACGACGACTTGCACCATGCTCGGTCGCGCATCCGTGCATCGGTAGTGCCCGTTATGCGTGAACTGCATCCGGGATTTGATGCGGCCGTTTGCCGAATGACGGAGATCATTTCGCAGGAAGATCAGTATCTGGATTCTGCCGGCGCGGGCGCGCTTGAAAAGCTGGTCGTGAGCATGAACGGCCCTCTCGAATTTCTGACTAGAAACGAAGAGGTGTGCTTGGATCGCCAAGGACTCGCGCACCTGCCTGAAGTACTGTTGAACCGCGCAATTCGTTTGGTTTGCCGCGTGCTTGGTGCAGAGCTTTCTCGAGAAATCACCGAGTCCGTGAAGGATGCCATTCAAAAGGCTGATCTAGGAGCGTTCACCGCCGAAGGTGGGGAAGTCACGCTGCAGATTTTGGCGGACAAAGTCCATATCTATCGGCAGTCGAATGTCGTGCTACAGCGGGGCATTTTGCAAACTCCCGGCGACACTCTAGCCGACTCGTTTGGGTGGATGATTTGCGCCGATCACGAAGGGGAGGAGCCATTCGTTCAAGACTCCAACCATCTCAAGGTCACTTTGGATCGAAGTGCGATCAAGGGCGATCTACATCTTGTCGGGATTCAAGATGGAATGAAAATCCAGCCGATCAATTTCGATGGCACAAAGCTGATTGGAGATATCGCCACCGATCGCAAGCTGAGCCAGCTTTGCCGCCGAAAGCTGCCCGTGGTGTGCGATATGGTTGGGCCGATTTGGGTTCCTGGGATTGCGGTTGCCGATAGGACCAAGGTCACACCGCATAGTTCTGCAAAACTCTGGCTTAGCTTCGGTCCGGTATCGGACTGA
- a CDS encoding ATP-dependent Clp protease adaptor ClpS, with amino-acid sequence MSQSTVQLQNENLSTNSGGYSVVLHNDDHTPYALVVQTLMVATGCPKDEAEIETWEAHHFGKSQVHFSGQSECEAIASVIGRAGIVATVEPEWND; translated from the coding sequence ATGAGCCAATCTACTGTACAACTTCAGAACGAAAACTTATCCACCAATTCGGGTGGATACTCTGTCGTGCTCCACAACGACGACCACACGCCATACGCTCTGGTCGTGCAAACACTCATGGTTGCCACTGGATGCCCGAAGGATGAAGCAGAGATCGAAACTTGGGAAGCTCACCATTTCGGCAAATCGCAAGTCCATTTTTCCGGTCAATCCGAGTGTGAGGCCATTGCGTCGGTGATTGGTCGGGCGGGTATTGTAGCCACCGTAG